A genomic stretch from Candidatus Bathyarchaeota archaeon includes:
- a CDS encoding metallophosphoesterase encodes MSIGERKLKIGIIADTHDNLPLVDKAIERLNREKVEMVLHAGDYVAPFTIMRFKQLKAKLIGVFGNNDGDHDFLKKRFASIETAEIRGNFAEVMVDGLKIALLHGEDEELLQSLVNTESYDVVICGHSHEAKTYKKGKTTVINPGEVCGYLSGKSTLALLDIATREVTIVQL; translated from the coding sequence TTGTCGATAGGTGAAAGAAAGTTGAAGATCGGTATAATAGCAGATACACACGACAATTTGCCTCTAGTTGACAAGGCAATAGAGAGGCTCAACCGAGAAAAGGTAGAAATGGTGCTTCATGCAGGCGATTATGTTGCGCCTTTCACGATAATGCGTTTCAAACAATTAAAAGCAAAACTGATCGGTGTCTTTGGAAACAATGACGGTGACCACGATTTTTTGAAGAAACGATTCGCAAGCATTGAAACAGCAGAGATTCGAGGCAACTTCGCCGAGGTTATGGTTGACGGGTTGAAGATTGCATTACTGCATGGTGAAGACGAAGAGCTTTTGCAATCGCTTGTCAACACTGAAAGCTATGACGTGGTGATTTGTGGGCACTCCCATGAAGCAAAGACGTACAAGAAAGGCAAAACAACAGTAATCAATCCTGGAGAGGTGTGTGGTTATTTGAGCGGAAAATCTACGCTAGCTCTGTTAGACATAGCGACTCGAGAAGTGACGATTGTTCAGCTATAG
- a CDS encoding endonuclease V, translated as MSLRKSKRKKVSSWFSVKKAHAAQLKVSKRIIWRDTLSEKIRYVGGVDVAYTEEFSVSAAAVLDYDSLSLVESKTTHVKTEFPYIPTLLSFREIPPAVAVIKKLCLQPDVLLVDGQGIMHPYRLGFASHLGLVLGKPTIGAAKSPLIGDVGEFNAENWAPITDKKEVVGVALITRKGTHPVYVSVGHMVSLERAIEVVKHCTPRYRISKPIRLAHNLAAQEKRKVQNSELAKRDVG; from the coding sequence TTGTCTCTACGAAAATCCAAACGCAAGAAAGTTTCATCGTGGTTTTCTGTTAAAAAAGCTCACGCTGCACAGCTTAAAGTATCCAAGCGTATAATTTGGAGAGACACCCTTTCTGAGAAAATACGTTACGTTGGCGGAGTAGATGTTGCCTACACCGAAGAGTTCTCAGTTAGCGCAGCTGCAGTTCTCGACTATGACTCGCTTTCCCTCGTTGAATCAAAAACCACCCACGTAAAAACAGAGTTTCCATACATTCCCACGTTATTGTCTTTCAGAGAAATTCCGCCAGCAGTTGCGGTTATCAAGAAGTTATGCTTGCAGCCAGATGTTTTACTTGTTGACGGACAAGGAATAATGCATCCTTACAGGCTTGGATTCGCCAGCCACTTAGGACTTGTTCTCGGCAAGCCGACAATTGGCGCTGCAAAAAGCCCGTTAATAGGGGATGTTGGCGAGTTTAATGCGGAAAACTGGGCGCCTATAACGGATAAGAAAGAAGTTGTCGGGGTGGCCCTTATAACTAGAAAAGGGACACACCCTGTCTATGTCAGCGTTGGACACATGGTTTCGCTAGAGAGAGCAATAGAAGTCGTTAAGCATTGCACTCCACGTTATCGGATTTCAAAACCCATTCGCTTAGCACATAACCTGGCGGCGCAGGAAAAACGGAAAGTTCAAAACAGCGAGTTAGCAAAGAGAGATGTTGGCTGA
- a CDS encoding flavodoxin family protein — translation MMKIYGIVRSPNKKGNVDLIVSQVLKGAKSRGTEIEKIYLNDLRIKPCQDCVEDPYPKYCFFEDDMEQIYNMLEYCEAVVLGSPVYFDTISAQVKLMIDRSNCLMPWTKLPDGSFGLFGG, via the coding sequence ATGATGAAAATCTATGGAATAGTCAGGAGTCCAAACAAGAAAGGAAACGTAGACCTTATTGTTTCGCAAGTGCTGAAGGGTGCAAAAAGCCGAGGGACAGAGATAGAGAAAATATACCTTAACGACTTGAGGATAAAGCCGTGTCAAGACTGTGTCGAAGATCCTTATCCAAAATATTGCTTCTTCGAGGATGACATGGAGCAAATTTACAACATGTTGGAATATTGTGAAGCCGTAGTGCTGGGGTCTCCGGTCTATTTTGACACTATTAGTGCTCAAGTTAAGTTGATGATAGACCGTTCAAATTGTCTTATGCCTTGGACTAAGCTTCCTGACGGAAGTTTCGGTTTGTTCGGAGGATGA
- the twy1 gene encoding 4-demethylwyosine synthase TYW1: protein MKAQKYHVVGQHSAVKRCRWLYNTLIHDQPCYKQKFYGVKTHQCIQMTPTVFSCTMRCLFCWRAQSGDKGLKWEETELPLCDEPEDIVEGCIRAQMRLLSGYKANPKADNKKYGEALKPRHAAISLTGEPTLYPRLGELIKSFHKRGFTTFLVSNGTIPEALSKLSEEPTQLYISTCAPDKKTFYETCQPQIPNAWEKLNETLSLLPSFKCPTVMRITLVRHLNLKHPELYAKLVEKPNPTYVEPKAYMHVGFSRLRLTYTNMPLHEEIRDFAASLAEKTGYKVLDESNKSRVVLLSRLENSINLRPHQKAY from the coding sequence ATGAAAGCTCAAAAATATCATGTGGTAGGCCAGCACTCAGCAGTCAAACGTTGTCGATGGCTTTACAACACGTTAATCCACGACCAACCCTGCTACAAACAGAAGTTCTATGGAGTAAAAACACATCAATGTATACAAATGACGCCGACAGTCTTCAGCTGTACGATGCGGTGTCTGTTTTGTTGGAGGGCTCAAAGCGGAGACAAAGGATTGAAGTGGGAAGAAACAGAGCTGCCACTCTGCGACGAGCCCGAGGACATTGTGGAGGGTTGTATAAGGGCGCAAATGAGGCTTTTGAGTGGCTACAAAGCAAACCCCAAAGCAGACAATAAGAAATATGGAGAAGCGTTGAAGCCCAGACACGCTGCCATAAGCCTAACGGGCGAACCAACGCTCTATCCGCGACTTGGAGAACTGATCAAATCCTTCCATAAAAGAGGATTCACAACATTCCTCGTGTCCAACGGCACCATACCAGAAGCACTATCTAAATTAAGCGAAGAGCCCACCCAACTGTACATTTCAACATGTGCTCCAGACAAAAAAACTTTCTATGAAACTTGTCAACCTCAAATCCCAAACGCTTGGGAAAAACTAAACGAAACCCTTTCTTTGCTGCCAAGCTTCAAATGTCCCACCGTTATGCGCATAACATTAGTGCGACACCTCAACCTTAAACATCCAGAACTCTACGCCAAACTGGTAGAAAAACCCAATCCCACATACGTGGAGCCCAAAGCCTACATGCATGTTGGATTTTCACGGCTGAGATTGACATATACAAACATGCCGTTACATGAAGAAATCCGAGACTTTGCTGCTTCACTAGCTGAGAAAACAGGCTACAAGGTGCTTGACGAATCAAATAAAAGTCGGGTAGTTTTGTTAAGTAGGCTGGAGAATTCTATCAACCTGAGACCTCATCAGAAAGCCTATTAA
- a CDS encoding carboxypeptidase-like regulatory domain-containing protein: MHKKLHIKRITTFSIILLILTFLTAWPIPKVSAEVSISGLSLNEGLVGDLVELDGQINTTDGAYEILFDGSLVESGNANLTTVEDTFVVPNSTKGDHVVALRDVEANITSDATTFTVKTGYIVKATKPRIQEDENATILAIITGGEANITLSANVTVMDPDNKTHSCPNFNITTEQNGYGETSKIYPTDFDAEPHTFYVGTYNLTLNAALNTTIGSFTVGLTDAAEYHRFQVVNTKAANYTLPTDIMKITITHNGETVFTSPTMNASETGGVIIANWTISANASIGLYIVNVINTTSIGTEKPVPDNQTFTIVSKSFACEVNAFNLDGEPVEGIVVEANNTFTSTISTNTTNKDGLASFYLEATNYIFTAFLNDSQVGATSETSLAGNLTGTLALNIKCSLAHIRVAVRDAEGKMLPFVSISANFTYTTRANITIARTASTETNLTGVATLRNLFININYTIKASRYGQTFNTTILDLVSTSGFNMTCPTLELIIKVFDRSSSLFRDALVKVYDWGIGLSGLVGEGNTNASGEVAFNFTFGKYIVKVYKDGVLLNETSMFLKDDPTSFAVYCKLYNLTLEVSVLDYFGQGISDANVTIEREGTILSSSTTRGNGVAQFTELIGGDYKIFVYIAEKPYKITTLYLQEPKTVTLKIEEIVSIGGFITETSHFITAVLILLVIIVFLLAFIYRRFKSRQKEE; this comes from the coding sequence TTGCACAAAAAACTGCACATAAAAAGGATTACGACTTTCTCAATAATTCTACTCATCTTGACCTTTCTCACAGCCTGGCCTATACCGAAAGTTTCTGCCGAAGTTTCAATAAGTGGGCTTTCTCTAAATGAAGGACTTGTTGGGGATCTTGTTGAACTGGATGGGCAGATTAATACAACAGATGGGGCTTACGAAATTTTGTTTGATGGATCATTGGTTGAATCGGGAAATGCGAATTTAACAACTGTTGAGGACACATTTGTAGTTCCGAATAGCACAAAAGGCGACCACGTTGTGGCATTGAGAGACGTAGAGGCGAACATTACTAGCGACGCTACAACTTTCACAGTTAAAACAGGATACATTGTAAAAGCAACTAAGCCTCGCATTCAAGAAGATGAAAACGCCACAATTCTAGCTATTATTACAGGTGGAGAGGCAAACATTACATTGTCTGCAAATGTCACCGTAATGGATCCTGATAACAAAACTCATTCTTGCCCAAACTTCAACATAACCACAGAACAAAATGGCTATGGTGAAACAAGCAAGATCTATCCAACAGATTTCGATGCAGAACCTCATACTTTCTATGTTGGAACTTACAACCTAACGCTTAACGCTGCGCTCAACACAACTATCGGCAGTTTCACTGTAGGTCTTACTGATGCTGCAGAATATCATAGGTTTCAAGTTGTAAACACTAAAGCGGCAAACTACACCTTGCCAACTGACATAATGAAGATAACAATAACTCACAATGGAGAAACTGTTTTTACTTCTCCCACCATGAATGCCTCAGAAACTGGCGGCGTAATTATAGCAAATTGGACGATTTCTGCAAACGCTAGTATAGGGCTTTACATAGTAAACGTGATAAATACAACATCTATAGGCACAGAAAAGCCGGTGCCAGACAACCAAACCTTCACAATTGTTTCAAAGTCTTTTGCTTGCGAAGTTAACGCGTTTAATTTAGACGGTGAACCCGTTGAAGGGATTGTTGTGGAAGCAAACAATACTTTTACATCCACCATAAGTACTAATACCACCAATAAAGATGGACTTGCATCTTTTTACTTAGAAGCTACCAACTATATTTTCACCGCGTTCTTGAACGACTCACAAGTGGGTGCCACATCGGAAACAAGCCTTGCCGGAAATCTCACTGGAACTTTGGCGCTTAACATAAAATGTTCTCTCGCTCACATCAGAGTCGCAGTAAGAGATGCAGAGGGCAAGATGCTCCCCTTTGTGAGCATCAGCGCAAACTTCACGTATACTACGCGAGCAAACATAACAATTGCAAGGACGGCTTCCACTGAAACTAACCTAACAGGCGTAGCTACGCTTCGAAATCTCTTCATAAACATCAATTATACAATAAAAGCAAGTCGTTACGGTCAAACATTCAATACAACGATCTTAGACTTAGTGTCTACAAGCGGGTTCAACATGACATGTCCAACACTTGAACTTATCATAAAAGTCTTCGATAGAAGCAGTTCACTTTTTCGGGATGCGCTAGTAAAAGTTTATGATTGGGGTATTGGGTTAAGCGGTTTAGTGGGAGAAGGAAACACGAATGCAAGTGGAGAAGTTGCTTTTAATTTTACATTCGGAAAATACATTGTGAAGGTATACAAAGACGGCGTCCTCTTGAACGAAACAAGCATGTTCCTCAAAGACGATCCAACAAGCTTTGCGGTCTACTGCAAGCTTTACAACCTAACGCTTGAAGTTAGCGTGCTGGACTATTTTGGACAGGGAATATCAGACGCGAACGTTACCATAGAACGTGAAGGAACCATTCTTTCATCTTCGACCACTAGAGGAAACGGCGTTGCCCAATTCACCGAACTCATCGGGGGCGACTATAAGATCTTTGTCTACATAGCCGAAAAACCATACAAAATCACCACGCTGTATCTTCAAGAGCCAAAAACTGTTACTCTAAAAATAGAGGAAATCGTGTCAATCGGCGGCTTCATAACAGAAACAAGCCACTTCATCACAGCCGTCCTCATACTATTAGTGATTATTGTTTTTCTGCTTGCTTTTATTTATCGCAGGTTCAAATCGAGGCAGAAAGAAGAATAG
- a CDS encoding 2-oxoacid:ferredoxin oxidoreductase subunit beta: MTESDLMLRHPLAKYLRRERMPHIWCEGCGNGILLNSFFEALDELKLDLDKIVVVSGIGCIGRAAGYVNVDSFHTTHGRAIAFATGVKLANPDLQVVVISGDGDLFAIGGNHFIHAARRNVDIKVICANNFNYGMTGGQYGPTTPLDAWTTTTPYGNVEHPFNLVHLAAASGAVYVARWTTLQARRLKNSIEKALQKEGFSFIEVVSPCPEIYDRYNKLGTAVEVMKWFKLVSQVQHGYDPAKAEITKNQIIIGEFVDIEKPSYGRLLREMTAKVQKKLKGEEAK; the protein is encoded by the coding sequence ATGACAGAGTCAGATTTGATGTTGCGGCATCCCTTGGCGAAATATTTGAGACGGGAAAGAATGCCACACATTTGGTGCGAAGGCTGCGGAAACGGCATTCTGCTGAACAGCTTCTTCGAGGCTCTTGACGAGCTTAAGCTCGACTTAGACAAGATAGTTGTTGTTTCGGGAATCGGATGCATTGGACGTGCAGCTGGGTATGTTAACGTTGACTCGTTTCACACGACCCACGGCAGAGCAATCGCCTTCGCAACAGGAGTGAAACTTGCCAACCCTGACCTACAAGTCGTAGTCATCAGCGGCGACGGCGACCTCTTCGCTATTGGCGGAAACCACTTCATTCACGCTGCCCGTAGAAACGTCGATATCAAAGTTATCTGCGCCAACAACTTTAACTACGGAATGACTGGCGGCCAGTACGGACCGACCACGCCTTTGGATGCGTGGACTACAACCACTCCTTACGGAAACGTTGAACATCCCTTCAACCTAGTTCATCTGGCTGCTGCGTCTGGCGCCGTGTATGTTGCACGATGGACAACTCTTCAAGCGAGAAGACTGAAAAACTCGATAGAGAAGGCGCTGCAAAAGGAAGGCTTCTCCTTCATTGAAGTTGTATCACCATGCCCAGAAATCTATGACCGCTACAACAAGCTTGGAACAGCAGTTGAAGTAATGAAATGGTTTAAGCTGGTGTCGCAAGTCCAACACGGATACGATCCTGCAAAAGCAGAAATCACAAAAAACCAAATAATAATCGGCGAGTTTGTCGACATTGAAAAGCCAAGCTATGGAAGGTTACTCCGAGAAATGACAGCTAAAGTGCAAAAGAAGCTCAAAGGAGAGGAAGCCAAATGA
- a CDS encoding ferredoxin family protein: protein MPQKMWRKPLDTEKIKLPKAEIHIIPDLCKGCDFCIEFCPKKVLEKSDQLNKRGVYPPKGVDESKCALCGFCTAICPDFAIFTIEKKCKEGCEDGEKE from the coding sequence GTGCCTCAGAAAATGTGGAGAAAACCGTTAGACACCGAAAAAATCAAGTTGCCTAAGGCAGAAATTCACATAATACCAGATTTATGCAAAGGCTGCGATTTCTGCATCGAATTCTGCCCAAAAAAAGTGTTAGAAAAATCCGACCAGCTTAACAAGAGGGGCGTGTACCCTCCAAAGGGGGTGGATGAAAGCAAATGTGCCCTCTGCGGCTTTTGCACAGCCATCTGCCCCGATTTTGCCATTTTTACCATTGAAAAGAAATGTAAAGAAGGTTGTGAGGATGGAGAAAAAGAGTAG
- a CDS encoding PhzF family phenazine biosynthesis protein — protein METLIFFIVDVFTEEKYAGNQLAVIRDAKQLSDKEMQKIAKEMNYSETTFILSDERRDGGYDVRIFTPETELPFAGHPTLGTAYVIQREIVKKPIDKIVLNLKVGRIPVSLSYIEGNVDILWMKQLQPTFGQIFDAESISQVLGLGARDMDNGFPIQEVSTGVPDIIVPLKNLDAVKRARIVRDKYFELIKDIQAKAILIFCPETYSQENDLNVRFFADYFGVPEDPATGSANGCLAGYLVKHRYFRKDRINIRVEQGYEIGRPSLLLLRAESREGKIDVFVGGKVIMTAKGELI, from the coding sequence ATGGAAACACTCATTTTTTTTATAGTGGATGTGTTTACTGAAGAAAAATACGCAGGTAACCAACTCGCAGTCATCAGAGACGCCAAGCAACTCTCCGATAAGGAAATGCAAAAAATTGCTAAGGAGATGAACTATTCAGAAACAACATTCATTTTGTCAGATGAAAGACGAGATGGTGGATATGATGTCCGCATTTTCACACCAGAAACAGAGCTGCCCTTCGCTGGCCATCCAACACTGGGGACTGCTTACGTGATACAACGTGAAATTGTCAAAAAACCTATCGACAAGATAGTCCTAAATTTGAAGGTGGGGCGGATTCCTGTTTCGCTTAGTTATATTGAAGGAAATGTAGACATTTTGTGGATGAAGCAATTACAACCGACTTTTGGCCAAATCTTCGACGCTGAGTCGATTTCACAGGTTTTAGGTCTTGGTGCTAGAGATATGGACAATGGATTCCCTATTCAAGAGGTTTCTACAGGAGTCCCTGACATAATAGTCCCATTGAAAAACTTAGATGCCGTGAAGCGGGCTAGAATAGTCAGAGACAAATACTTTGAATTGATCAAAGATATCCAGGCTAAAGCCATACTCATCTTTTGCCCCGAAACATATAGCCAAGAAAATGATTTAAATGTTCGATTTTTTGCCGATTATTTCGGTGTGCCTGAGGACCCAGCTACTGGAAGTGCAAATGGTTGTCTGGCGGGATATTTGGTGAAACACAGGTATTTTAGAAAAGATCGAATTAACATTCGGGTCGAACAGGGCTATGAAATAGGTCGGCCTTCGCTGCTTCTTTTAAGGGCAGAAAGCAGAGAAGGAAAAATCGACGTATTTGTCGGTGGAAAGGTCATAATGACCGCTAAGGGAGAACTTATTTAG
- a CDS encoding 2-oxoacid:acceptor oxidoreductase subunit alpha has product MEKKSRAVLTGKHFLSGDLACAEGALAAGCRFFGGYPITPATEIAERMSRRLPEVGGVYIQMEDEIGSIAAVIGASYAGKKAMTATSGPGFSLMQENIGLAAMTEAPLVIVNIMRGGPSTGQPTMPGQQDVMQAKWGSHGDYEIIALAPSSVQEMFDLTIVCFNLAETYRVPVILLSDAIIGHMWERVKIPPPEEIALVNRKKPRVPPNEYQPFKPDENLVPFMACFGEGYRFHATGLTHDEKGAPKTVSIEEQTKLVKRLCDKIRKNAEKIIKVEEVMLEDAEVAVIAYGITSRSALSAVRKARKGGIQAGLLRLITIWPFPEEIVAKIAKQVKAIIVPEMNYGQLVREVERAAKTTPVFFLSKLGEEPHRPSEIVEEMRRILK; this is encoded by the coding sequence ATGGAGAAAAAGAGTAGAGCCGTTCTTACTGGAAAGCATTTCCTGAGCGGCGATTTAGCCTGTGCAGAAGGAGCGCTCGCCGCTGGATGCCGATTCTTCGGTGGCTACCCTATCACTCCTGCTACTGAAATTGCTGAGCGAATGTCTAGGCGACTGCCTGAAGTTGGCGGCGTTTACATTCAGATGGAAGACGAAATCGGCTCCATTGCCGCTGTTATCGGCGCTTCTTATGCGGGTAAAAAAGCCATGACTGCAACTTCGGGTCCAGGATTCAGTCTAATGCAGGAAAATATAGGATTGGCTGCTATGACTGAGGCTCCCCTCGTTATTGTGAATATAATGCGTGGCGGTCCCAGCACTGGGCAGCCTACCATGCCTGGTCAGCAAGACGTAATGCAAGCGAAGTGGGGTTCTCACGGAGATTACGAAATTATAGCTCTAGCTCCTTCGTCTGTTCAAGAAATGTTTGATCTAACTATTGTATGTTTCAACCTTGCCGAAACTTACCGCGTTCCAGTTATTTTGTTATCTGACGCGATTATTGGTCATATGTGGGAGAGAGTAAAGATTCCTCCGCCAGAAGAAATTGCTCTTGTTAATCGCAAGAAACCGAGGGTGCCGCCGAATGAATATCAACCCTTTAAACCTGACGAAAACTTAGTTCCTTTTATGGCTTGTTTCGGAGAAGGCTACCGCTTCCACGCTACCGGTTTAACACATGACGAAAAAGGTGCGCCCAAAACGGTAAGCATCGAAGAGCAAACCAAACTTGTCAAGAGACTATGCGACAAAATTCGCAAGAACGCTGAAAAAATAATCAAAGTTGAAGAAGTGATGTTGGAGGACGCTGAGGTGGCAGTTATCGCTTACGGAATTACTTCTCGCTCAGCGTTAAGTGCAGTGCGAAAAGCTAGAAAGGGGGGAATACAAGCGGGACTTCTTCGACTAATCACAATTTGGCCATTTCCAGAAGAAATTGTTGCCAAAATCGCTAAACAAGTTAAGGCCATAATTGTTCCTGAAATGAATTATGGACAGCTAGTTAGGGAAGTTGAAAGAGCGGCAAAGACGACTCCCGTCTTTTTTCTTTCGAAACTCGGTGAAGAACCCCATCGACCTTCAGAAATCGTGGAAGAAATGAGGAGGATTTTGAAATGA
- a CDS encoding 2-oxoacid:ferredoxin oxidoreductase subunit gamma — MRTEVRFAGFGGQGIIRSGLILSVAACIYSDKNAVQTQSYGPESRGGSCKSEVVIADEEIDFPKVDNPDIVMIMSQEAYHKYVNTTKKGATILVDPDMVTERSDPSDTKIYDVPATKFAGEIGKTIVANVVMLGALTAITNIVTPEAMKKAVLQNVPKGTEKLNMAAFEKGHDYGKQLVKS, encoded by the coding sequence ATGAGAACTGAAGTAAGATTTGCAGGATTCGGAGGACAAGGCATAATCCGATCAGGCTTAATACTTTCCGTGGCGGCCTGCATTTACAGCGATAAAAACGCCGTACAAACTCAATCCTATGGACCGGAATCAAGAGGCGGTAGCTGCAAATCCGAAGTGGTCATAGCAGACGAGGAGATAGACTTTCCAAAAGTAGACAACCCAGATATAGTGATGATAATGTCGCAGGAAGCCTACCACAAATACGTCAACACAACAAAGAAAGGTGCAACAATCCTCGTTGACCCAGACATGGTGACGGAGAGAAGTGACCCATCAGACACAAAAATATATGATGTCCCGGCGACGAAATTCGCTGGAGAAATTGGCAAAACAATAGTAGCAAACGTAGTTATGTTGGGCGCTCTAACAGCCATCACAAACATAGTCACACCTGAAGCCATGAAAAAAGCCGTTTTACAGAACGTCCCGAAAGGAACTGAAAAGCTGAATATGGCGGCGTTTGAAAAAGGCCATGATTACGGCAAACAACTCGTAAAAAGCTAA
- a CDS encoding HD domain-containing protein, giving the protein MTKNSRLNRIITLIKNKNLRKKVAEIVENPKIEIGGMVYSGLLLETSPAGLSRHHSYPGGFIEHTIATAEIALKLCNVVKKIYGGKVNRDLVLAGVVLHDIFKPLTYEMEGEGYSTTHLGERLDHLTLITSELIRRDYPLDLVHIVCAHHGGQAGPMWPRTVEALICHLADQADSRLNGDVLRAARYLLRTATGEELTLMTSKEAFEIVHSKTVEGWEGVNKAIEKIKRKRRS; this is encoded by the coding sequence ATGACCAAAAACTCTCGTTTAAACCGGATTATCACCCTAATAAAAAACAAAAATCTTCGAAAAAAAGTTGCCGAAATAGTTGAGAATCCGAAAATCGAGATTGGCGGAATGGTTTATTCCGGTTTACTCCTTGAGACTTCTCCTGCTGGTCTGTCACGTCATCACAGCTATCCCGGAGGATTCATTGAGCACACAATTGCGACTGCTGAGATTGCATTAAAGCTCTGTAATGTTGTCAAAAAAATATATGGCGGCAAAGTGAACCGTGACCTTGTGCTCGCAGGCGTTGTGTTGCATGACATTTTCAAACCCTTAACTTACGAGATGGAAGGCGAAGGCTATTCTACTACACATCTTGGAGAACGCCTAGACCATTTAACCCTCATCACATCCGAACTAATTCGAAGAGACTACCCGTTAGATCTGGTTCACATAGTTTGCGCCCACCACGGAGGCCAAGCAGGACCGATGTGGCCTAGAACCGTTGAAGCATTAATCTGCCACTTAGCAGATCAAGCAGACTCTCGGCTGAATGGTGATGTGTTGCGGGCTGCAAGATATCTTTTGCGAACAGCCACAGGTGAGGAGTTGACGTTGATGACGTCGAAGGAAGCCTTCGAAATCGTCCATTCGAAAACAGTCGAAGGATGGGAAGGAGTAAACAAGGCTATAGAGAAGATTAAACGAAAAAGGCGGAGCTGA